AAGTCAATAAAGCCAATTTTCTCCAACGATTGAATGTAACGTTGATTGATAAATGTATTTCTTGGTAAATCACCACCCGCTAAAATTGTGGCGATATTTAAGGCAATATGATAATCATGGTCGCTAATAAAATGACCCCGTCTTTGCGCATCTAATTGTCCTTGGATCAATGCTTTGAAGTCTTCACCTAAAGCGATATATTGATGTCTAGGATTCGGAATATAGTTTGTTTCTGCTTCATATTTCGCACGTTTGAGCGCAACTTCGACACGTTGTGCTGTATTGAAAATAATCGTATCTGTATCACGTAAATAACCATAACGACGTGCCTCAAAGGCATTTGTAGAGACTTTCGCAAATGCGATATTCGTCAGTACTTTTGTCATGGAAGCTTGTTTGTCATCAAACTTATGCGATGTGCGTAATATGCGATCAGCCATTTCTGCAAGGCCACCGCCACTCGGTAATAAGCCAACACCTGCTTCAACAAGACCGATATATGTTTCACTTGCAGCGACAACAATAGGTGAGTAAAGTACAAGCTCACAGCCACCGCCTAAGGCACGACCTTGAACAGCTGTGACTACTGGTTTCAAACTATACTTCAAACGATTAAAGCTATAATGTAATTTATCAATTGATTGTGCAACGACATCATCTACAAGACCGTCTTCATGCGCCTTTTTCATTAAGAAAAGGTTAGCACCCACACTGAAATTGTTACCATCTGCATAAATAACCATACTTGTGTAATGGTCATTTTCCAGTAAATCAATCGCATCAACTAACGCATCGTTGAATTCATCGGTAATGACATTATTTTTACTTTGTAATTTCAGTAACAGTTGATCATCATGAGTTACGGAAAGTTTGGCATCACCTTTATCCCAAAGTTCATCTTTTACGAAGTGAGAAATAGGTGTTGCATATTCAATGGTCTCATCTTGTTTATAAAAGCCACCATCTAAATCACTAATCCATTGTGGTAAGTCTCCAAGTTCGTCTTCCATACGTGTTTTAACACGTTCGTATCCCATTGCATCCCATAATTGGAATGGACCAAGTTTCCAGTTGAACCCCCAGACAAGCGCACGGTCTATGTCTCGGAAATCATCGGTAGCTTTAGGTACATTGATAGCAGAGTAATAGAAATTATTACGTAATGTCTCCCATAAAAATAGTCCCGCTTCGTCTTGCGCATTGAATATGGTATCAAGGTTATGCACTAAGTCTTTATTAAATTCATTTAAAATTGGTAATTGTGGTTGCGATACAGGTACATAATCTTGTTTTTCAACATCGTAAACAAGTCGAGCTTTAGTTTCTTTATCCTTTTTGTAAAATCCTTGTTTCGTTTTACGTCCGAGTGCGCCATTGTCAAACAACGTATTTACAATTTTGACATCATGAAAATAAGGTGTTTCTTCAGGTACTTGTTGCATGCCTTTAATTACAGACACTGCAATATCTAAACCGACTAGGTCAGATAGCGCATATGTACCTGTTTTAGGACGACCAATCGCTTGCCCAGTTAAAGCATCCACATCTACAATGCTTATCTTGTGTTGCTCGGCGCGATACATAATATCATTCATTGTTTGCGTGCCGACTCTATTTGCGACAAAGCCAGGCACATCATTGACGACAATGACACCTTTACCTAACACATTTTGCGCGAAATTTTTTACATCTAATATAATAGATTCCTTCGTGTGTGACGTAGGTATTAACTCCACTAATTTCATAATACGTGGTGGGTTAAAGAAATGTAGACCAAAGAATCGTTCTTGATCCTTCTCGTTAAATGCTTGAGCAATCGCATTAATTGGAATACCTGATGTATTTGTAGCGAATAAAGCATCTTCTTTAGCATGTTGTAGAACTTGTTGCCAAACAGCATGCTTAATTTCAATATCTTCTTTGACTGCTTCGATATATAAATCAGCATCATCATTTACCAAGTCATCATCAAAATTACCATATGTTAAATGACTCGCTAGATTTAAGTCGAATAGTAGCGGCCGTTTCTTATCTGTAATTTTATCGTAAGATTTTTTCGCAATGAGATTTGGATCGTTTTTGTCCACTACAATATCTAATAGTTTTACTTTAAGTCCAGCATTCACAAAAAGTGCTGCCAGTTGAGCGCCCATTGTGCCTGCGCCAAGAACGGTTACTTTATTAATTGTCATAGTGATTCCTCCAATTTAGTTGAGGATAAGATAACCATTAAGATAATTGGAATAACGTTGCTATTTTATAAAATTAATTAAGTATCTTTGACAGTCATCTTAGCCTCTTATTTAAGGAAAAAGCTTTATGCTTAAAATAAGTCTTTTTTAGTGAAATTAATGCATCTCATATAATTATTTGCTATTTATACGAAAGCAGAATCTCCAGTCAAAGCGCGTCCAATTACTAAGGCATTAATTTCATGTGTACCTTCGTACGTGTAAATCGCTTCTGCATCAGAGAAGAAACGTGCAATATCATAATCGTCAGCTAGTATGCCATTACCACCTGTAATACCGCGGCCCATAGCTACTGTCTCACGCAAACGTAAGGCATTCATCATCTTCGCCGTTGAAGTTGCAACCTCGTCATATTCACCATGTGCTTGCATATTAGCTAATTGAGCACATGTTGCCATTGCTTGAGCTAAATTACCTTGCATCATTGCTAGCTTTTCTTGTATTAACTGATATTTACTAATTGGTTTGCCGAATTGCTTACGCTCAGTGACATAATCTAATGTGGCACGTAAAGCGCCAGCCATACCACCTGTAGCCATATAAGCAACGCCTGCTCTCGTTGAATAAAGAATTTTGGCAATATCTTTAAAGCTTGTTATGTTTTGTAAGCGATCCGCTTCATCTACTTTGACATTAGTTAATTTAATTAGGGCGTTAGGAACAATGCGAAGTGCGATTTTATTATCAATGACTTCAATATCGACGCCATCTTGTTCTGGTCTGACTACAAAGCAATGGGGTTTGCCAGTTTCTTTATTTACTGCGAATACTGGAATGACATCAGATACATGTGCACCACCAATCCATTTCTTTTCACCATTGATAACCCAAGTATCGCCTTGGCGTTCAGCGACTGTTTCAAGACCTCCCGCAACGTCCGAACCGTGTTCTGGTTCAGTTAAAGCAAAGCATGTACGCAGTTCATGTGACTGTAATTTAGGTACATATTTCGCAATTTGTTCTTTGCTACCTCCGAAATAGAAAGTGTTATGCCCTAAACCTTGGTGAACACCGAGTAGGGTAGCTAAGGAAATATCAAATCGCGCGAGTAGGTAAGACATGAAAAACTGAAATAGTTGACTAGGCATTTTGGCGTTTGGACGATCCTTGTAAAGTAATGGATTGTTAAAATAATTTAATTCTCCCAGATCTTTAAAATAGTCCTCGGGTACAGTAGCGTCTATCCAATGTTGATTAATATTTTCACGGTACTTACTTTCTAGCAATGAATCTACTTGTTGTAAAAATTCGACTTCACCGTCTGTTAAACCTTTAGCAATACTAAGTACATCTTCAGGAAATAATGTTTTTAAGACCGTTTCTTTTTCAAATGTCATATAAATTCCTCCTAAAAATAATATGAATACTAATGTGAAATGCATTTAATTCAAAAACAACACGCTTTATTTGTAAACGCTTACACTAAATGTCAAAAATTTTTATCACCTTTAAAGTGTTTGCGAGACTTTGTCATTCATCATTTGTCGAATCGCAAGTTTATCTGGTTTCTGCGTACTGTTTAACGGCATATGTGTCACTGGTACATACATTCTTGGGACTTTATAACCTGCTAAACGACTTCGCATATGTTGATTTAAAATTTCAGCGTAATGAGGTTCATCTTCGCGAAGTATAATGGCTGCAGCAATTGATTCACCATATTTTGGATGATCATAGCCAACGACCACACACCGGTCTACTAGTGGATGCTCAGCTAAAGCATTTTCGACTTCGGATGGTAAGACATTTTCGCCACCAGTTATGATTAATTCTTTTTTGCGGTCAATAATAAATATATCGCCATCGTTGTCCATCTTCGCTAAGTCACCAGTTAATAAATATCGACCATGAAATGCTTTGGCAGTCTCTGCTGGTTTATTCCAATATCCTGGCGTGACATTTTTAGCCTTAATTGCAAGTTCGCCAATCTCACCAGTAGGTACTTCCTCACCGTTATCATCAAGGATACGTGCATCAACGAACATGACTGCTTTACCAATACTCATTGGCTTACGTTTTGAATTTTCCGGTGTATTAACAAGTACAAGAGGTGCTTCAGTTAAACCATAGCCGTTAATAATGTTTATGCCATATTGTTTAAAAGCTGCTTGGATACTTGGTAATGGTTGTGAACCACCTTGGATGATATAATCCATAGCTCTAAAATTTTCAGGATTAAAATTACTAGCACGTAGCGTACTATAATACATTGTCGGAATCATGATAATAAATGTAGGGTGATATTGTGCAATCATGTCATTCAATTCTTCGCCGTTAAAGTAACGTTGAAGAATAAGTGTGCCACCTGACATTAATACTGGTAATACAGTATCGTTAAACCCTAAAACATGGAACATTGGTGTTGATACAATCGTAATATAGTTTGAATTGAACTTATACGTCAGCTCTAAGTTTGCACCGTTATGAACAAATGATTCATATGAGAACATCACACCTTTAGGTGATCCGGTTGTACCACTTGTATAAATTAATGCTGCAAGATCTTGTGGTTCAACAGGTGTTGCTTGAAAAGGTTGGTGATAATCTGGATTTACGATTTCATCATATTGCGCCACATCAATATCCATATGCAATAAGTTTTGGTCAATATCGGTGAGTGAACTTAAATGTTTTTCAGCATAGAAGAGCAGTTTTAATTGTGCATCTTCCACAATGGCTGCAATTTCTTTTGGGTTAAGCCGCCAATTCAATGGTAAAAAAACCGCACCTGTTTTAAAACAAGCAAACAATAAATCTAATATTGCAATATCATTTGGCGCAAAAATACCGATAACATCGCCTTTTTTAACACCTTGAGATGTTAAATAATGTGCCATATTATCAGCGCGTGCATTGAGTTGTTGGTATGTCCAAGATGTTTGTTTTGCGTGATCAATAACGGCAGGCTTGTCATCATCGAAGTCTGAACGCGTTTTTATCCAATCGAAATTCATTAGTATACCCCCTTTAGCTTCACTTTCATACTTTATGAATTGATTGTTTAAGTTGTCCCCATTTTTCTTTGTAAATGCTGGTATCAATTAATTTTAAATGATCAGCAATAATTGGTTTAAAAGCCATTTGATTCAAAATATCTTTATGCAAATCAAGACCTGGTGCAATTTCAATTAGTTTCAAGCCTTGATTGGTGAGTTCGAATACTGCACGATCAGTAACAAAATAGATTTCTTGCTCGAGTGATTGTGAATATTGTGCATTAAAGTCGATATGGCTCACATCTGATACAAATTTCTGGTTTTGTCCTTCAGTTTCAATGTTTAATCGTTGATTATGGCATGAGACATGACTGCCAGCTACAAAAGTACCTGAAAAGATAATTTTATTTACAGATTGCGTAATGTCTATAAAGCCACCACATCCATTTAGTCGGTCATTGAAGTAAGACACGTTGACATTGCCGTATTGATCAACCTCAGCAAAGCTAAGATAGGCAACTGATACACCATTGTTATAAATAAAATCCCATGCTCGATCATGAGGCATGCGCACATCTGCATTGTAATTCATACCAAAATGTTCACGACTCCCAACGAATCCACCGAAAATGCCAACATCTAAAATCGGTTGCACATCATGTTCAACACATTCTTCATGCAATAAATTAGAGAGTTCATTATTGATGCCATAACCGATGCTAATTGTATCGCCATAAGTTAAAAACTGAGCAGCACGTCGGAGAATCAATTTGCGACTATTAAAAGGTAATGCGGGTTCAGGTATTCCATCAATTCGTTCTTCTCCAGACAAGGCTGGTAAATAATGACTTTGAATTACTTGGCGGTGATTCTTTTCATCTTCTGTGACGTATACATAATCGACAAGATTTCCTGGGATAACAACTTCATTCGGTTTTAGTTGATAGTCGTCAACTAAAGCTTTAACTTGTACAATAACTTTCCCATGATTGGCTTTCGCGTTTAATGCGACATGATAACACTCGCTCAAGTACGCTTCTTGAGTTAAATAAATGTTACCTTGTTGATCTGCGTATGTTCCTCTCAGTAGTGCCACATCAACGCTAGGGAATGTGTAATGTAAGTATGTTTCATCGTTGATGGTTACTAATGAAACTAAATCATCCGTTGTTCGTGTATTTACTTTACCGCCACCGTATCTAGGATCAACAGCTGTGTTTAATCCGATTTTAGTAATAACTCCAGGTAATAATTGATTACTCTGACGATAATGAGTTGCAATGATACCTTGTGGTAAAAAATAAGCTTCAATGTCATTATTTTTCATTGCTTGTGCCGTTTTGGAAGAAGCCGTTAAAATACTCATAATGACACGTTTAATCATGCGACGTTCTATAAAATCATCTAAATCCGGTGCGGCACCTAAACTATGAATATCATTCGCTAATATAAACGTTAAATCATTGGGCGTATGATATGTGTCATGTTGCGCTAACACAGCACGTAGAACTTCGGCGGGTAAGTTGGCTACAGCTAATGCTGGTAAACCAATCACATCACCATCTTTAATGATATGTTGTAAGTCGTGCCATGTGATTTGTTTCAAGCAAGTCACCTCCATCACATTTGATAAAATATAGCGTTTTTACACTTTGTGTAAACCCTTACAAGAAATATAACATAACGACGTTTAAAATCAATTAGAAATATCTTTTTATTCTGATAATAGACACAGTATAGACACATTTTGATGGTCGATAACAATTGTAATATCAAGGGTTTGTAATGAATTGAATATCATTAAAATACTTATATAAAAATATTGTTCGGAATATAAAAAGTTAAATAGGTTTTGATTTTTAAATATGAAATACAAAGTGCCCAATCGAACAAAGTATTTATATTAAAATATGGAAAATCCATCAATATTAAATTAAAATAGTTTTATTATGAAAAGTGAAAGTAGGTAAGTCTATGGAAGGTCTTAATCATCGAAGAAATACAGAAAAAGAAGAGACAACACAAACGCAATCAGTTGCACCTAATACAGGTGAAGAGGGGATGTCATCAGCAAGTACACAATCAACTAAGACGTCCGACATACATAATGAATCTATCGATAAACAAATGGAAGCTAAAGCGCATGAAACAGCGCAAAATACAGATTTAAAAAACGAAGCAAGAAGTTTATTTGATAATGCAACCAAATCAATCGGTAGACTAGCGGGCAATGATGAAAGCTTAAATCTTAATTTAAAAGATATGCTTTCTGAAGTATTTAAGCCGCATACTAAAAACGAAGCAGATGAAATATTTATAGCGGGTACTGCTAAAACTACGCCAGCAATTTGTGACATATCAGAAGAATGGGGGAAGCCATGGCTCTTTTCTCGAGTATTCATCGCTTTCACAGTAACATTTATTGGATTATGGGTCATGGCAGCAATTTTTAATAACACTAACGCGATTCCGGGTCTCATTTTTATAGGGGCTTTAACAGTACCATTATCGGGTTTGTTCTTCTTTTATGAATCAAATGCGTTTAAAAATATTAGCATTTTTGAAGTTATTATCATGTTCTTTATTGGCGGCGTATTTTCATTACTAAGTACGATGGTATTATATAGATTTGTCGTTTTTAGTGATCAATTCGAAAGGTTTGGTTCTTTAACATTTTTCGATGCATTTTTAGTAGGATTAGTTGAAGAAACTGGAAAAGCACTCATTATTGTTTATTTCGTCAATAAATTGAAAACAAATAAGATTTTGAATGGATTATTAATCGGTGCTGCTATTGGTGCAGGGTTCGCAGTTTTTGAATCAGCAGGTTATATTTTGAATTTCGCTTTAGGAGAAAATGTCCCATTATTAGATATTGTCTTCACACGTGCGTGGACTGCGATTGGTGGTCATTTAGTTTGGTCAGCGATTGTTGGTGCTGCAATAGTTATTGCGAAAGAACAGCATGGCTTTGAATTCAAAGATATTTTTGATAAACGCTTTTTAATATTCTTTTTATCAGCCGTTGTTTTACATGGCATTTGGGATACATCTTTAACTGTACTTGGCAGTGATACGTTGAAAATATTTATTTTAATCGTTATTGTGTGGATACTTGTATTCATTTTAATGGGGGCAGGTTTAAAACAAGTGAATTTACTGCAGAAAGAATTTAAAGAACAACAGAAAAAAGTAGACGAATAATAATTAAAGCTTATGTTGCTCATATGTTTGTGACATAAGCTATTTTTATAATTTGTCTTTAAAAGAGTGGAATAGGAATACTTTTTGGAGTTAAAAAAGTGTTTCACGTTAAACAAATAGTGACAATTAGATTTATATAAAATGAACATGATTCACTGAAAGTATGTAATAATCATTTTATTGAAATTCATCAAACAGAAATTAATACAATCATATAAGCAAATTAAACCACGCCATAATCATATTGGATGACTTCGGCGTGGTTTTTATAGTTGAAGCAGGGCTGAGACATAAATCAATGTCCCACACTCCCTTATCGTTCAATCGTTGTTCGATAATCGATTAAATAGATACCTTCAGGTGTTACTTTATAATTTTTAACCTTAGAGTTAGCAGCGACTATTTGATCGTTGTAAGCAATATAACTGTTTGGTACATCTCGACTTGATAATTTAATAATATCATTAGAAATATTGTGACGTTCCTTAACATCTACAGTATGATTCAATTGATTAATTAAATCATCGACGTTGCTATTATTGTAGTCTCCTTTATTAATAGCACCATCTTTTTTATATGCTTGATTAAAGAAATAACCTGTATCTCCACGAGGAATTGTTCCGAAACTATACATCGTTGCATCCCATGCAGAACGGTCTTTTAAGTAACCTTCTATGTCATCAACACTTTTAATGTCGATTTCAATATTTGCTTTTTTAGCATCTGATTGTAATACTTGCGCAATTTTCGATAGCTCTGGACGACCGTCATACGTAATTAACTTAATTTTTAAAGGGTGTTCTTTTGTATAACCATCTTTAGCTAATAACATTTTTGCTTGTTCGATATTTTGTTTGGTTAACTTAGGTTCTTTAATATATGGAATTTTATCATTAAATGGACTCGTTGCAGGTTTCGCATAACCTTGATAAATATGATCTGCAATACCTTGTCTATCAATGATATGATCTAATGCTTCACGAACGGATTTAGTCATTTTTTTATTAGTATGATTATACATAAGTAAAGAAGTTCTAAATCCAGATTCTTTTGACACTTTTAAATTTTGATTATTTTCTATGTCTTGAACTTTATTAACTGGGACATCAGTTATTAAATCATCTTTTTGAGATTCTAAATTTCTGACGCGATTATTGCCGTCTTCTTGGTACGTCACAGTAATATGATCAAGTTTCGGTTTACCTTGCCAATAGTCCTTAAAATTCGACAATGATATTTTTCGAGATTGCTTATAATCTTTTATTTGGTAAGGGCCTGTACCAACAGGAGTTTGATTAACATCTGATTTAGCATCTGTATCATAAATTGCCATAAAAGGATTAGCTAATTCAGATACAAGTTCAGGGTAAGCGGAGTTGGTTTTAATTGTCAGTTTTTGACCTTTAGCGGTAATTGATGATATTGGTAATGAATATTTGACCAAGTCGCTTTTTTTCATGCTATTTTCAAGGCTAGATTTCACTTTTTCTGCAGTCAATTTTTGACCGTTTTGAAATTTAATATTATCTTTTAATTCTATATCTAACGTTGTATCATTTGGTTGATGATACGATTTCACTAATGCTTTTTCTATTTTTCCTTGATCATTTGTTTTAAATAATGATTCTGCAGCACCAATCTTAACTGGTACATCTGTTTCATAAGGTGCAATAGACTTTGTTTTTAACGGTAACGAAATATTTAAGTCTTTGCCAGATGAATGCATTGAGCCACATCCTGATAACACTAATACTGCTGAAAATATAGTTGCTAGTCTTTTAAACTTCATTTCATTAACACTCTCTTTCTAATTACTATGTAAAACCCAACAATTAATATTTTAAAACTTTATTTTGTTAAAGTAAAATGTTGTTCAAGTTTAGTAATTATTAAAGTTCAATTAATTGTAGTAATTATGCTTTTTAAAAATAAATATTAGAAATGAAGTTAGCGACATTTATAGTGATTCACGATAAACATATATAACTAAGTATTGAGCAACTGCTGTAGTACTACAGCTTGGTTATGTTTAGTATCTTTTGCTGCATATAACAATAGAACATGATTATGCTGATTTACAATATCCTTTAATTTTTCAAAAGCATCTTTTTGCGCATCCTGATCACGTAATTCTTTTTCATATTTTTCTTTAAAAGCTCCAAAAAGTTTAGGATCATGTTGGAACCATTGTCGCAACTCAGTAGAAGGGGCAATGTCTTTTAACCAATAATCTAGGTTAGCAGTTCTTTTCGAAATACCTCTCGGCCAGACTCTATCGACTAGGATACGAATA
The genomic region above belongs to Staphylococcus aureus and contains:
- a CDS encoding PrsW family intramembrane metalloprotease; the encoded protein is MSSASTQSTKTSDIHNESIDKQMEAKAHETAQNTDLKNEARSLFDNATKSIGRLAGNDESLNLNLKDMLSEVFKPHTKNEADEIFIAGTAKTTPAICDISEEWGKPWLFSRVFIAFTVTFIGLWVMAAIFNNTNAIPGLIFIGALTVPLSGLFFFYESNAFKNISIFEVIIMFFIGGVFSLLSTMVLYRFVVFSDQFERFGSLTFFDAFLVGLVEETGKALIIVYFVNKLKTNKILNGLLIGAAIGAGFAVFESAGYILNFALGENVPLLDIVFTRAWTAIGGHLVWSAIVGAAIVIAKEQHGFEFKDIFDKRFLIFFLSAVVLHGIWDTSLTVLGSDTLKIFILIVIVWILVFILMGAGLKQVNLLQKEFKEQQKKVDE
- a CDS encoding 3-hydroxyacyl-CoA dehydrogenase/enoyl-CoA hydratase family protein, with protein sequence MTINKVTVLGAGTMGAQLAALFVNAGLKVKLLDIVVDKNDPNLIAKKSYDKITDKKRPLLFDLNLASHLTYGNFDDDLVNDDADLYIEAVKEDIEIKHAVWQQVLQHAKEDALFATNTSGIPINAIAQAFNEKDQERFFGLHFFNPPRIMKLVELIPTSHTKESIILDVKNFAQNVLGKGVIVVNDVPGFVANRVGTQTMNDIMYRAEQHKISIVDVDALTGQAIGRPKTGTYALSDLVGLDIAVSVIKGMQQVPEETPYFHDVKIVNTLFDNGALGRKTKQGFYKKDKETKARLVYDVEKQDYVPVSQPQLPILNEFNKDLVHNLDTIFNAQDEAGLFLWETLRNNFYYSAINVPKATDDFRDIDRALVWGFNWKLGPFQLWDAMGYERVKTRMEDELGDLPQWISDLDGGFYKQDETIEYATPISHFVKDELWDKGDAKLSVTHDDQLLLKLQSKNNVITDEFNDALVDAIDLLENDHYTSMVIYADGNNFSVGANLFLMKKAHEDGLVDDVVAQSIDKLHYSFNRLKYSLKPVVTAVQGRALGGGCELVLYSPIVVAASETYIGLVEAGVGLLPSGGGLAEMADRILRTSHKFDDKQASMTKVLTNIAFAKVSTNAFEARRYGYLRDTDTIIFNTAQRVEVALKRAKYEAETNYIPNPRHQYIALGEDFKALIQGQLDAQRRGHFISDHDYHIALNIATILAGGDLPRNTFINQRYIQSLEKIGFIDLLKSKKSYERIAHMLKTGKPLRN
- a CDS encoding acyl CoA:acetate/3-ketoacid CoA transferase, which encodes MEVTCLKQITWHDLQHIIKDGDVIGLPALAVANLPAEVLRAVLAQHDTYHTPNDLTFILANDIHSLGAAPDLDDFIERRMIKRVIMSILTASSKTAQAMKNNDIEAYFLPQGIIATHYRQSNQLLPGVITKIGLNTAVDPRYGGGKVNTRTTDDLVSLVTINDETYLHYTFPSVDVALLRGTYADQQGNIYLTQEAYLSECYHVALNAKANHGKVIVQVKALVDDYQLKPNEVVIPGNLVDYVYVTEDEKNHRQVIQSHYLPALSGEERIDGIPEPALPFNSRKLILRRAAQFLTYGDTISIGYGINNELSNLLHEECVEHDVQPILDVGIFGGFVGSREHFGMNYNADVRMPHDRAWDFIYNNGVSVAYLSFAEVDQYGNVNVSYFNDRLNGCGGFIDITQSVNKIIFSGTFVAGSHVSCHNQRLNIETEGQNQKFVSDVSHIDFNAQYSQSLEQEIYFVTDRAVFELTNQGLKLIEIAPGLDLHKDILNQMAFKPIIADHLKLIDTSIYKEKWGQLKQSIHKV
- a CDS encoding class I adenylate-forming enzyme family protein gives rise to the protein MNFDWIKTRSDFDDDKPAVIDHAKQTSWTYQQLNARADNMAHYLTSQGVKKGDVIGIFAPNDIAILDLLFACFKTGAVFLPLNWRLNPKEIAAIVEDAQLKLLFYAEKHLSSLTDIDQNLLHMDIDVAQYDEIVNPDYHQPFQATPVEPQDLAALIYTSGTTGSPKGVMFSYESFVHNGANLELTYKFNSNYITIVSTPMFHVLGFNDTVLPVLMSGGTLILQRYFNGEELNDMIAQYHPTFIIMIPTMYYSTLRASNFNPENFRAMDYIIQGGSQPLPSIQAAFKQYGINIINGYGLTEAPLVLVNTPENSKRKPMSIGKAVMFVDARILDDNGEEVPTGEIGELAIKAKNVTPGYWNKPAETAKAFHGRYLLTGDLAKMDNDGDIFIIDRKKELIITGGENVLPSEVENALAEHPLVDRCVVVGYDHPKYGESIAAAIILREDEPHYAEILNQHMRSRLAGYKVPRMYVPVTHMPLNSTQKPDKLAIRQMMNDKVSQTL
- a CDS encoding DUF488 domain-containing protein; protein product: MTVDIGRIYDNKDNTDAIRILVDRVWPRGISKRTANLDYWLKDIAPSTELRQWFQHDPKLFGAFKEKYEKELRDQDAQKDAFEKLKDIVNQHNHVLLLYAAKDTKHNQAVVLQQLLNT
- the nikA gene encoding nickel ABC transporter substrate-binding protein, which gives rise to MKFKRLATIFSAVLVLSGCGSMHSSGKDLNISLPLKTKSIAPYETDVPVKIGAAESLFKTNDQGKIEKALVKSYHQPNDTTLDIELKDNIKFQNGQKLTAEKVKSSLENSMKKSDLVKYSLPISSITAKGQKLTIKTNSAYPELVSELANPFMAIYDTDAKSDVNQTPVGTGPYQIKDYKQSRKISLSNFKDYWQGKPKLDHITVTYQEDGNNRVRNLESQKDDLITDVPVNKVQDIENNQNLKVSKESGFRTSLLMYNHTNKKMTKSVREALDHIIDRQGIADHIYQGYAKPATSPFNDKIPYIKEPKLTKQNIEQAKMLLAKDGYTKEHPLKIKLITYDGRPELSKIAQVLQSDAKKANIEIDIKSVDDIEGYLKDRSAWDATMYSFGTIPRGDTGYFFNQAYKKDGAINKGDYNNSNVDDLINQLNHTVDVKERHNISNDIIKLSSRDVPNSYIAYNDQIVAANSKVKNYKVTPEGIYLIDYRTTIER
- a CDS encoding acyl-CoA dehydrogenase family protein, with product MTFEKETVLKTLFPEDVLSIAKGLTDGEVEFLQQVDSLLESKYRENINQHWIDATVPEDYFKDLGELNYFNNPLLYKDRPNAKMPSQLFQFFMSYLLARFDISLATLLGVHQGLGHNTFYFGGSKEQIAKYVPKLQSHELRTCFALTEPEHGSDVAGGLETVAERQGDTWVINGEKKWIGGAHVSDVIPVFAVNKETGKPHCFVVRPEQDGVDIEVIDNKIALRIVPNALIKLTNVKVDEADRLQNITSFKDIAKILYSTRAGVAYMATGGMAGALRATLDYVTERKQFGKPISKYQLIQEKLAMMQGNLAQAMATCAQLANMQAHGEYDEVATSTAKMMNALRLRETVAMGRGITGGNGILADDYDIARFFSDAEAIYTYEGTHEINALVIGRALTGDSAFV